Within Desulfurobacterium thermolithotrophum DSM 11699, the genomic segment GCCTACTAAAAAAATAGGACCATATTTTGTTTCAGCAATTCTTACATCTATTTCGTAAATTTCTGAAAGAAGATCTTCATTTAAAATATCCTCTTTATTTCCTATGAAGTACTTGTTATAACCAATAAGGATTACTTTTTCTATATAATCCCAGACAAAATTTAAATCATGTGTAACCATACATATTCCAAATCCGTTTTTCTTATGAAGATCATCTATAAGTTTAAGAATTCTTTTACTGCTTTTTAAATCAACTCCTGTCGTTGGTTCATCCAAAAATATGTAGTGGGGATTATTAACAAGAGCTCTCGCTATAAGAACTTTTCTTTGTTGTCCTCCTGAAAGGGAGTTAAATTGTTTATTTGCTATTTTATCTATTCCTAAAAGCTTCATCCAACAAAGAGCAATCTCTTTTTCTCTGTCTGTTATTCTCTGAAACCTTCCAAATCTTGGGAAAAAACCTGATAGAACAACATCAAAAGCTGTAGCAGGAAAGTGATGTGAATAGTTTTCCATTTGAGGAACGTAACTTAAAAATTTTCTTTCTTCGCATCTTTTCGTACAATCCACACCGTGAATGTAAACTTTCCCTGATATTGGTGGAACTATCCCTAATATAGTCTTCATAAGAGTACTTTTACCAACACCATTAGGACCAACAACAACCCAGAACTCTCCTTCAGCCATATGAAAGGAAAGCCCTTTAACAAGAGGTTTTCCATACCCTATTGTTAAATTTTCAACTCTAACTCCCTCCAACATCACTTCATCTTTAGAACTTCTTCAAATGGTTTAAAACCTACAAAAACATAACCTTTATCTTTTTCTGTAGGTGGAATGTAGATAATAGTTGGAGTCGCATGAATATTGTAAGAAAGAAGTTCTTTTTGAAGTTTTTTATAAAACTTTTCAAGTTCTTCTCTTTCTTTCTTAGGAATCTTGCTGTATTTCTCATTTACTTCTTTAGAAAAAACATTATCAAATTTTAAAAAGTTTCCCTCTCCCTTAGAAAACATATCAGTCATAGCCTCTTTCATTCCCTCTTTCCTAGCCATTTGGGTAAAGTAAACAAAACCTTTTATAGACTTTTCTCCATGAACAGGAAGAGGAATTAAATGAATCTGAAGATCAAGCTCCTTTAGTTTTTCTCCAGCTACCTTCTTAAAGTGGTTAAAACAGAAAGGACAATAAACGTCCCAAACTACATAAATCTTATTCTTTCCATTTCCTAAAATATGAGGAATATTTTCTTTATTTAGTTCTTCTTCTATCTTCTTAAGCCAGGAAAGATCTTGCTTTAACGGGATTACACTTTCTTTAGGTTTAACTTGACTTAAAACGACATTTTTTCCTTCCTGTTTTAATTCAAATAGATCAAGAACAAGATATCTATTATCTTTTGATAGCCATAAGTATTTTTTAATTACTCTGCTATTTTTTTTATCAATCAACGTAACTTCGAAAGTTCTTAGACCTTCAACTGGAGAATCTTTTAATTCTTTTACTTCCTTTACTTCTATTCCTTTAGCAGCAAGAGGTTTTAAAATTGCTTTAATAGTTGCTTCTTCTTTCTGTATTTCTTTTTTTTCGCTTTTTAACTCTTTTTCCTGAACAGCAGAACACGAACAGAAAAAAGACAAAGCAAGAAAAGCTGTAAGAAGTCTCATTTTAACCTCCCGGCACTCAATTTTACTTAAATTCTATACAAAAATAAAAAAAGGGGGCAGGAGCCCCCTTCGTAAGTAATAAAAATTTCTATTTAAAGCTCTCCCCTCATTTGTCTTATCTTAGCCTGAGCAGCAGCGAGTCTTGCAATTGGTACTCTAAATGGTGAAGGGCTAACGTATTTAACTCCTACTTTTTGGAAAAAGTTTATAGACCTTGGATCTCCTCCATGTTCACCACAAATTCCAGTTTTCATATTAGGTCTTACCTTGTTTCCTTTTTCAACTGCAAGTTTTATAAGTTGACCTACACCGTTTTCATCTATGTGCATGAATGGATCACCTTTAAGAATTCCAAGTTCCACATACTTGCCTATAAACTTACCAGAATCGTCCCTTGATAGACCGAAGGTCATCTGTGTTAAGTCGTTTGTTCCA encodes:
- a CDS encoding thioredoxin fold domain-containing protein, whose protein sequence is MRLLTAFLALSFFCSCSAVQEKELKSEKKEIQKEEATIKAILKPLAAKGIEVKEVKELKDSPVEGLRTFEVTLIDKKNSRVIKKYLWLSKDNRYLVLDLFELKQEGKNVVLSQVKPKESVIPLKQDLSWLKKIEEELNKENIPHILGNGKNKIYVVWDVYCPFCFNHFKKVAGEKLKELDLQIHLIPLPVHGEKSIKGFVYFTQMARKEGMKEAMTDMFSKGEGNFLKFDNVFSKEVNEKYSKIPKKEREELEKFYKKLQKELLSYNIHATPTIIYIPPTEKDKGYVFVGFKPFEEVLKMK
- a CDS encoding metal ABC transporter ATP-binding protein, which codes for MLEGVRVENLTIGYGKPLVKGLSFHMAEGEFWVVVGPNGVGKSTLMKTILGIVPPISGKVYIHGVDCTKRCEERKFLSYVPQMENYSHHFPATAFDVVLSGFFPRFGRFQRITDREKEIALCWMKLLGIDKIANKQFNSLSGGQQRKVLIARALVNNPHYIFLDEPTTGVDLKSSKRILKLIDDLHKKNGFGICMVTHDLNFVWDYIEKVILIGYNKYFIGNKEDILNEDLLSEIYEIDVRIAETKYGPIFLVGDKHI